The Roseovarius sp. EL26 genome has a window encoding:
- a CDS encoding Na(+)-translocating NADH-quinone reductase subunit C, giving the protein MSDQQNQGPIARFLAASPDSVGKTIIVAVTLCLFASMVVSLAAVSLRPVQEANKLRDKQVNILQVAGVYEDGIDVGEAFAAFEPQVLELETGEFTDKFDATSFDDLAAASDVDLSSALADDPAGIGRKSHYRVIYLLKDEAGALDKVILPVHGYGLWSTLYGFIAVEENGNDIFGLQFYQHGETPGLGAEVDNPRWKSLWSGKKLHDDAGDLQITVAKSQTAAGADHHIDALAGATLTSVGVDNLVKFWMGDEGYAKFLTKLQAGEI; this is encoded by the coding sequence ATGTCTGATCAACAAAATCAGGGGCCAATCGCCCGTTTCCTTGCGGCTTCACCGGACTCGGTTGGTAAGACCATTATCGTAGCAGTGACTTTGTGCCTGTTTGCCTCGATGGTGGTGAGCCTTGCGGCGGTGTCTTTGCGCCCGGTTCAGGAAGCCAACAAACTGCGCGATAAGCAGGTCAACATTCTGCAGGTGGCGGGTGTCTATGAAGATGGTATCGATGTGGGTGAAGCTTTCGCCGCGTTTGAGCCACAAGTGCTGGAACTTGAAACCGGTGAATTCACTGACAAGTTCGACGCAACCAGCTTTGACGATCTGGCCGCTGCCAGTGACGTTGACCTAAGCAGCGCTCTTGCCGATGATCCGGCGGGCATCGGCCGCAAATCCCATTACCGTGTGATCTACCTGCTGAAAGATGAAGCCGGTGCTTTGGACAAGGTGATCTTGCCGGTGCACGGTTATGGTTTGTGGTCGACGCTTTATGGTTTCATTGCAGTTGAGGAAAACGGCAACGACATCTTTGGTCTGCAGTTTTATCAGCATGGTGAAACACCGGGCCTTGGGGCCGAAGTGGACAACCCACGCTGGAAGTCATTGTGGAGCGGTAAGAAACTGCACGATGATGCCGGTGATTTGCAAATCACAGTAGCTAAATCACAGACCGCGGCAGGCGCTGATCACCATATCGACGCACTGGCGGGGGCGACACTGACCAGTGTTGGTGTTGATAACCTCGTTAAGTTCTGGATGGGTGACGAAGGCTACGCCAAGTTCTTGACCAAACTGCAAGCAGGAGAGATCTGA
- a CDS encoding NADH:ubiquinone reductase (Na(+)-transporting) subunit B, with protein sequence MGLRSFFDRIEPNFTKGGKYEKYFPIYEMVESFIYTPKTVTTAAPHARSYVDMKRIMTYVVIATIPCILFGMWNTGYQANSAIAALGPDAATGWRIGILQAFGISQDPSSWFANFSHGFLYFLPIYLTTLIVGGIWEVLFATIRGHEVNEGFLVTSMLYTLIMPATAPLWQVALGISFGVVIGKEVFGGTGKNFLNPALVGRAFLYFAYPANMSGDSIWTPVDGFSGATALSVSASEGYQQLAANGVTWWNSFFGTIQGSFGETSTLACLIGLAFLLTTRIANYRLILGCLAGTIGFSLLLNLIGSDTNPMFAMPFYWHIVVGGYAFGMVFMVTEPVSASHTNLGRYIYGALIGVMVVLIRVINPAFPEGMMLAILFGNVFAPLIDYFVVQANIKRRARRHV encoded by the coding sequence ATGGGTTTGCGCAGCTTCTTTGACCGGATCGAGCCGAACTTTACCAAAGGTGGCAAATACGAGAAGTATTTCCCCATCTATGAGATGGTTGAAAGCTTCATCTATACACCTAAAACCGTAACCACGGCGGCGCCACATGCGCGGTCTTATGTGGATATGAAACGGATCATGACTTATGTCGTGATCGCCACTATTCCTTGTATCCTATTCGGGATGTGGAACACCGGCTATCAGGCCAACTCGGCCATTGCGGCCTTGGGCCCTGACGCGGCAACCGGATGGCGCATTGGTATCTTGCAGGCCTTTGGCATCTCGCAAGATCCCAGCAGCTGGTTCGCTAACTTCTCACACGGTTTTTTGTATTTCCTGCCTATTTACCTGACGACATTGATTGTTGGTGGTATTTGGGAAGTGCTGTTTGCCACCATCCGTGGGCATGAGGTGAACGAAGGTTTCCTTGTGACATCCATGCTTTACACGCTGATCATGCCTGCGACTGCGCCCTTGTGGCAGGTTGCGCTTGGTATTTCCTTTGGTGTTGTGATTGGCAAAGAGGTCTTTGGCGGCACCGGCAAGAACTTTCTCAACCCTGCACTTGTAGGGCGGGCCTTCCTGTATTTTGCTTATCCGGCCAACATGTCCGGCGATTCAATATGGACACCGGTTGACGGGTTTTCAGGCGCGACTGCGCTGTCTGTATCGGCATCAGAGGGTTATCAACAACTGGCCGCGAATGGCGTCACATGGTGGAATTCGTTCTTCGGCACCATTCAGGGCAGCTTTGGTGAGACCTCGACACTGGCCTGCTTGATTGGCCTAGCCTTCTTGCTGACCACGCGGATCGCCAACTATCGCCTGATCCTTGGTTGTTTAGCGGGAACCATAGGTTTCAGCTTGTTGCTGAACCTGATCGGATCTGACACCAATCCGATGTTTGCGATGCCGTTCTACTGGCACATCGTTGTCGGCGGTTATGCCTTTGGTATGGTCTTCATGGTGACCGAGCCTGTGTCTGCCAGCCACACCAACTTGGGGCGTTACATTTATGGTGCGCTGATCGGTGTCATGGTTGTGCTTATCCGCGTGATCAACCCGGCTTTCCCAGAAGGGATGATGCTGGCGATCTTGTTCGGGAACGTCTTTGCGCCGCTGATCGACTACTTCGTCGTCCAGGCTAATATAAAACGGAGGGCGCGCCGCCATGTCTGA
- a CDS encoding Na(+)-translocating NADH-quinone reductase subunit A produces the protein MQTFTLKRGLELPVTGAPAQDINSGPECRHVGVLGADYLGLKPRMLVQEGDDVKRGTPLFCHKDAEEAMMVAPMSGKVVAINRGARRVLQSVVIEVGDADDTGVSFAEVGDADSREGVTAKLCAAGLWTSFRTRPYSKLPAPGSVPSSIFVTAMDSEPLSPDAGPIIAEASEDFAAGVKAISNLTDGTTYVCHDAGASVPGGDLSGVEVASFSGPHPAGLAGTHIHFLAPPKGNEEVWTIGYQDVIAIGRLMQTGHLDPSVVVAICGPEASNPRLVRTVMGASTEELTAGEGADATSRVISGSILSGRAASGPEAYLGRFARQVTIIREDADQITLGWILPMPSKYSVQPVLGSAFSKKLYALTSNLNGGRRAMVPTGVFEELMPQDYLPTQLLRALLVMDTDTAQALGALELDEEDLGLVGFACPAKYEYGMALRDCLSKIEKEG, from the coding sequence ATGCAAACTTTCACTTTGAAACGCGGGCTTGAGCTACCGGTTACCGGCGCGCCTGCACAGGATATTAATTCGGGTCCAGAGTGCCGACATGTCGGTGTTTTGGGCGCGGATTATTTGGGCCTTAAGCCACGGATGTTGGTGCAAGAAGGCGACGACGTTAAACGCGGAACACCGCTGTTTTGTCACAAGGATGCAGAAGAGGCGATGATGGTCGCCCCGATGTCGGGTAAGGTGGTTGCGATCAACCGCGGCGCGCGTCGGGTGCTGCAAAGCGTTGTGATCGAGGTGGGCGATGCCGATGATACGGGCGTAAGCTTTGCTGAGGTGGGCGATGCAGACAGCCGCGAAGGTGTGACCGCCAAACTGTGTGCCGCTGGTTTGTGGACCTCGTTCCGCACGCGGCCTTATTCCAAGCTGCCTGCGCCGGGGTCTGTTCCGTCATCGATTTTCGTGACTGCGATGGACAGCGAGCCACTGTCCCCGGATGCAGGTCCGATCATTGCGGAGGCTTCTGAAGACTTCGCGGCGGGTGTGAAGGCGATTTCAAACCTGACTGATGGGACAACTTATGTCTGTCATGATGCTGGGGCCTCAGTTCCCGGTGGCGATCTTTCGGGTGTTGAAGTCGCGTCATTCTCAGGACCGCATCCTGCTGGTCTGGCTGGCACGCATATTCACTTTCTCGCGCCTCCCAAGGGAAACGAGGAGGTTTGGACCATTGGATATCAGGATGTGATTGCCATTGGTCGTCTGATGCAGACCGGTCATCTGGACCCAAGCGTTGTTGTGGCGATCTGTGGCCCTGAGGCCAGCAATCCACGTCTGGTGCGGACCGTCATGGGCGCATCAACCGAGGAACTGACCGCGGGTGAGGGTGCTGATGCCACGTCACGGGTGATTTCCGGATCAATCCTGAGCGGTCGTGCCGCATCTGGGCCAGAGGCCTATTTGGGCCGTTTTGCGCGTCAGGTTACGATCATTCGCGAAGATGCGGATCAGATCACATTGGGCTGGATCCTTCCGATGCCATCGAAGTATTCGGTGCAGCCGGTTCTGGGCTCGGCCTTTTCCAAAAAGCTTTATGCGCTAACCAGCAACCTGAATGGCGGTCGTCGTGCGATGGTGCCGACGGGCGTGTTTGAGGAGCTGATGCCGCAGGATTACCTGCCGACGCAGCTACTGCGGGCGCTTTTGGTGATGGACACGGATACAGCACAGGCGCTGGGTGCGCTGGAGCTGGACGAAGAGGATCTGGGGCTTGTCGGTTTTGCTTGCCCTGCGAAATATGAATATGGGATGGCGCTGCGCGATTGTCTCTCCAAGATCGAGAAGGAGGGCTAA